One segment of Candidatus Melainabacteria bacterium DNA contains the following:
- a CDS encoding NupC/NupG family nucleoside CNT transporter produces the protein MSNNRKAINYRLVVSGLIIQLVMAIFVLKVEFGQQLFKQIGDGITALLHYSDAGAGFVFGPLVENPDEMMKLFGPKAAFIFAFRVVPTIIFVSSLVSISYYLGLMQRVVQVVAKVVAFLMGASGSEALSNAASVFVGQVEAQLLIRPYVATMTMSELLASMTGSMACVAGGVLAVYIGIGIKASYLLTASIMAAPGGLVIAKIVWPETEESMTKGKVQIEVKRTNANIIDAAAHGASDGMRIGLNVVAMLIAFMALIAMGDGLFGVVGGFLHNAGAPDFLGLSLEHLKMMDVFGVLFSPVAFVMGVPWSDAHVVGKLMGEKMVINEFVAYTELSSMLKGLTQTQISPHAETIATFALCGFANLSSIAIQVGGIGEIAPSRRGDLARLGVKALICGTMASYLSATLAGLLV, from the coding sequence ATGTCGAACAATCGCAAGGCGATAAATTATCGACTGGTTGTCTCTGGTTTGATAATTCAGCTCGTCATGGCCATCTTCGTTTTAAAGGTCGAATTCGGCCAGCAACTTTTCAAGCAAATAGGCGACGGAATTACTGCCTTACTTCATTACTCCGATGCCGGAGCCGGGTTTGTTTTCGGACCGCTGGTCGAAAATCCCGACGAAATGATGAAGCTCTTCGGACCGAAAGCCGCTTTCATTTTTGCCTTTCGCGTTGTGCCGACGATTATCTTCGTTTCCAGTCTCGTCAGCATCTCCTATTATCTTGGCTTGATGCAGCGAGTCGTGCAAGTGGTAGCAAAAGTGGTGGCATTCTTGATGGGCGCCAGCGGCTCCGAAGCGCTCTCTAATGCTGCCAGCGTATTCGTCGGCCAAGTGGAAGCGCAGCTCCTCATCCGCCCTTACGTTGCAACAATGACGATGTCTGAGTTGCTTGCTTCGATGACCGGTTCTATGGCTTGTGTGGCAGGAGGTGTGCTTGCCGTCTACATCGGCATTGGTATCAAAGCTTCTTACTTACTCACCGCCAGCATCATGGCTGCTCCCGGTGGGCTCGTGATTGCCAAAATCGTCTGGCCTGAAACGGAAGAATCGATGACTAAAGGCAAGGTGCAGATCGAAGTTAAGCGCACTAATGCCAACATCATCGATGCTGCTGCACACGGCGCGTCGGATGGTATGCGCATCGGTCTTAACGTGGTGGCAATGTTGATCGCATTTATGGCTCTCATCGCTATGGGCGATGGCTTGTTTGGTGTGGTTGGCGGTTTCTTGCACAACGCCGGAGCTCCTGATTTTCTCGGGTTGAGTCTGGAACATTTGAAGATGATGGATGTGTTTGGCGTTCTCTTCTCGCCCGTAGCATTTGTTATGGGGGTGCCGTGGAGTGACGCTCACGTCGTCGGTAAATTGATGGGCGAGAAAATGGTGATTAACGAGTTTGTCGCATATACCGAATTGTCTTCCATGTTGAAAGGGTTGACTCAGACCCAAATCTCGCCGCATGCTGAAACAATTGCCACCTTTGCCCTGTGTGGTTTTGCCAATTTGAGCTCGATTGCCATTCAGGTCGGCGGCATCGGTGAAATCGCGCCCTCTCGGCGTGGTGATCTGGCGCGACTGGGTGTTAAAGCGCTGATCTGTGGAACCATGGCCAGCTACCTGTCTGCAACTCTGGCGGGGCTTTTGGTTTAG
- a CDS encoding carboxypeptidase regulatory-like domain-containing protein: MSVQPKESKAARLWIAVLIGVLFVLFLETQGKQTRTLNFVVNSDGDDVGAEVLVDNQRVGAIETSTADGPGGGVFLGYLPRGKHRVEVRKDGFKPYSKEIDMQQEQYLGVDLERLNN, encoded by the coding sequence ATGAGTGTGCAACCGAAAGAATCTAAAGCTGCGCGATTGTGGATTGCCGTTCTCATAGGTGTACTGTTTGTGCTTTTCTTGGAAACGCAAGGAAAACAAACCAGGACCTTGAATTTTGTCGTCAACAGCGACGGCGATGATGTTGGAGCGGAGGTACTCGTTGACAACCAGCGTGTCGGCGCAATCGAAACCAGCACTGCCGACGGTCCGGGCGGTGGCGTCTTTCTTGGATACTTGCCGCGTGGAAAACATCGGGTCGAAGTGCGCAAGGACGGCTTCAAGCCCTACAGCAAAGAAATCGACATGCAGCAGGAGCAATACCTGGGCGTGGACTTGGAGCGCCTGAACAACTAA
- a CDS encoding PBP1A family penicillin-binding protein, with the protein MATHRPTVRRKQPNSTVSAIGKVLKGFFVVVCVVVAVGFGYVGAKIWKQLHDLPDITLVERYEPIEAIQLFDRNDHMICTVEGDEDRRVVPLNQISLQMQQAMLAAEDHHFYEHHGVNVMSIIRASLANLQAGHVVEGGSTITQQLVKNLFFTEAQRTMDRKVKEAFVAYELEHRYPKERILEMYLNQVYFGNNAYGIERAASRYFNKTAAELTVAQASFLAGLVKAPSELGTQANRKAAISRQHEILDKMVEYGYITANQANTAKKQQLVFKKGANPLQKYPYYVSHVLETLRDRFSQAEMRRQGLRVYTNLDPQAQEIAEKTLAADIAKAPKGVTQAALVSVSVQDGAVIAMVGGVGDFWKHQFNRATNPHTAGSSFKPFVYLTALLKGVLTPDSIIEDTPLVIHQPYGLPDYAPKNFDHRFLGRIPLRKALALSRNVCSVRIAQLVGIDSVVETAREAGITTKLEPNLSLALGSSAVTPLDMAGAYATFARMGVAIKPQVLRRIENNRGQVIEVFQASVDKVFPVEPVARLVSMMQDVVKFGTGTGAKLDDRPVAGKTGTADAAKDIWFVGFTPDMVTALWGGNDENLPIKGNHVTGGDVMAKIWKHYNEAYYIAHPAPAGSFVPPSAPTEEEQKREQKAAAKLNQKVVKSDTAVAPVSNAVTVGGDLVPAVQTPVEVNKVEMAPAPGVAPSISDTPKSTEEKSTSAPSPAPERSTSPAPTPTPAPSLTPGSPTPTTAPTPAGGLSQ; encoded by the coding sequence TTGGCGACGCACAGACCTACAGTAAGGCGAAAACAGCCCAACAGCACGGTCAGTGCGATCGGGAAGGTCCTCAAAGGCTTTTTCGTGGTTGTCTGCGTCGTAGTCGCGGTCGGTTTTGGATACGTTGGCGCCAAAATCTGGAAACAGCTGCACGACCTGCCTGATATCACACTGGTCGAGCGCTACGAGCCTATCGAAGCGATTCAGCTGTTTGACCGTAACGACCACATGATCTGCACCGTTGAGGGTGATGAAGACAGACGTGTCGTGCCGCTCAATCAGATTTCTCTGCAGATGCAACAAGCAATGCTGGCTGCTGAAGACCATCACTTCTACGAGCACCATGGTGTCAATGTGATGAGTATCATCCGTGCCAGTCTGGCAAATTTGCAAGCCGGGCACGTGGTCGAAGGTGGTTCGACGATTACGCAGCAGCTCGTGAAGAACCTCTTCTTTACTGAAGCGCAGCGAACAATGGACCGCAAGGTCAAGGAAGCGTTCGTTGCATATGAGCTCGAGCACAGGTATCCGAAGGAAAGAATTCTCGAGATGTACCTGAATCAGGTTTATTTCGGCAACAATGCATACGGCATCGAGCGCGCTGCTTCGCGCTATTTCAATAAGACTGCTGCCGAATTGACTGTGGCGCAAGCCAGTTTCCTTGCCGGTCTCGTTAAAGCGCCTTCCGAGCTTGGCACCCAGGCAAACAGAAAAGCTGCAATTTCCAGACAGCATGAGATTCTCGACAAAATGGTCGAGTACGGCTACATCACGGCAAATCAAGCCAACACCGCTAAAAAGCAGCAACTCGTTTTCAAAAAGGGCGCCAATCCGCTGCAAAAGTATCCTTATTATGTAAGCCATGTCCTGGAGACTTTGCGCGATCGTTTCAGTCAAGCCGAAATGCGCCGTCAGGGCTTGCGCGTTTATACAAATCTCGATCCGCAAGCGCAGGAAATCGCCGAAAAAACTCTCGCTGCTGATATCGCCAAAGCGCCAAAAGGTGTGACTCAGGCTGCTCTTGTGTCAGTTTCTGTGCAAGACGGTGCCGTTATCGCCATGGTCGGCGGCGTTGGTGATTTTTGGAAACATCAGTTCAATCGCGCCACTAACCCGCATACGGCAGGTTCTTCGTTCAAGCCGTTCGTTTATTTGACAGCGCTTCTGAAGGGCGTTTTGACACCGGACAGTATTATTGAAGACACGCCTCTGGTCATTCATCAACCTTATGGATTGCCTGATTATGCGCCGAAAAATTTCGATCATAGATTCCTCGGTCGCATTCCATTGAGAAAAGCTTTAGCGTTATCGCGTAACGTCTGCTCAGTTCGAATTGCACAGCTGGTGGGCATCGACAGTGTCGTTGAAACAGCTCGCGAAGCGGGAATTACAACTAAGCTCGAACCAAATCTTTCTCTGGCACTGGGAAGTTCTGCGGTTACTCCTCTGGATATGGCCGGTGCTTACGCGACATTCGCACGCATGGGTGTGGCAATCAAACCGCAAGTGCTGCGGCGCATCGAGAACAATCGCGGTCAGGTCATAGAAGTGTTCCAGGCCAGTGTGGACAAAGTCTTTCCTGTGGAGCCGGTGGCTCGTCTGGTCAGTATGATGCAAGATGTAGTCAAGTTCGGAACCGGCACTGGAGCTAAATTAGACGACAGACCCGTAGCAGGTAAAACAGGTACTGCCGATGCTGCTAAAGATATTTGGTTTGTCGGTTTCACACCAGATATGGTGACTGCGCTCTGGGGCGGAAACGATGAAAACTTACCGATTAAAGGCAACCACGTCACTGGTGGTGATGTTATGGCCAAAATCTGGAAGCATTACAACGAGGCATATTACATAGCACATCCGGCGCCGGCAGGCTCTTTTGTTCCGCCGTCGGCACCGACGGAAGAAGAACAGAAGCGTGAACAGAAAGCCGCGGCAAAGCTCAATCAGAAAGTGGTGAAGAGTGACACGGCAGTCGCTCCGGTATCAAATGCGGTGACGGTTGGCGGTGATCTTGTTCCTGCAGTTCAGACTCCTGTCGAGGTGAACAAGGTCGAAATGGCTCCGGCGCCTGGCGTTGCTCCATCAATTTCCGATACGCCTAAATCTACTGAAGAAAAGTCGACATCAGCACCTTCTCCGGCTCCTGAGCGTTCGACCAGCCCAGCACCGACTCCAACACCTGCTCCTTCCTTAACACCAGGCTCGCCCACGCCGACAACCGCTCCAACTCCTGCCGGCGGTCTGTCTCAATGA
- a CDS encoding tyrosine recombinase XerC: MNSQRGALVWLDQFAGYLEMERNYSSNTIRAYVNDLKQLITNEGAEGTKEVLDFTPEEKAEAQTSVVAENQSAQGTEEKQSSAWMEVDGLRSYIRQIQESYSRPTVARKISAIRSFYRYLKREQLIDDDPSKLVRGPKLSRRLPACLDREEVTRLLLAPDDSSLGVRDRALMEVLYASGMRVSELCGLRIQDYNAAAKEMRVIGKGSRERVVLLNDSAQAWLERYLADHWSKLAGGRQPQPDNPLFVSRQATRLSSRSVHRIVLKYARLAGIAKPITPHTLRHTFATHLLEGGADLRVVQDLLGHTTISTTQIYTHVSLDRLRRVYMTSHPRA; the protein is encoded by the coding sequence GTGAATTCCCAGAGAGGCGCTCTGGTTTGGCTAGATCAGTTTGCTGGCTACCTCGAAATGGAGCGCAATTATTCGTCAAATACGATTCGTGCATACGTAAATGACCTGAAGCAACTGATTACAAATGAAGGGGCGGAAGGTACTAAAGAAGTTCTCGACTTTACGCCGGAAGAGAAAGCTGAAGCTCAGACTTCTGTGGTAGCTGAGAATCAAAGTGCACAGGGAACTGAAGAAAAGCAAAGTTCTGCCTGGATGGAAGTAGATGGTTTGCGCAGCTACATTCGCCAGATTCAGGAAAGCTACAGTCGTCCGACCGTTGCCAGAAAGATTTCTGCCATTCGCAGCTTCTATCGCTATCTGAAACGCGAACAGCTTATCGATGACGATCCATCTAAATTGGTGCGTGGACCTAAACTGTCACGCCGCCTGCCGGCTTGTTTAGATCGCGAAGAAGTGACACGCTTGTTGCTCGCTCCAGACGATTCCTCTCTTGGTGTGCGAGATCGCGCCTTGATGGAAGTGCTGTATGCGTCGGGAATGCGCGTAAGTGAACTGTGCGGACTGCGCATTCAAGACTACAACGCTGCTGCTAAAGAGATGCGTGTAATCGGTAAGGGCTCACGCGAACGCGTTGTGCTGCTCAACGATAGTGCGCAGGCTTGGTTGGAGCGCTATCTGGCGGATCACTGGTCTAAGCTAGCTGGTGGCAGACAGCCTCAGCCTGACAATCCACTCTTCGTGAGCAGGCAGGCAACCAGATTGTCATCGCGTTCTGTGCACCGAATCGTACTCAAGTACGCTCGCCTCGCCGGAATCGCCAAGCCGATCACCCCGCATACTTTGCGACACACGTTTGCTACCCACCTGCTCGAAGGCGGAGCCGACTTGCGTGTCGTGCAAGATCTGCTGGGTCATACGACTATCAGCACCACTCAGATTTACACTCACGTCAGCCTCGATCGGCTGCGTCGAGTCTATATGACGAGTCACCCTCGCGCCTGA
- a CDS encoding alpha/beta fold hydrolase — protein sequence MHAQKLHVELLLMRIRKSVASVFASAFALIQLTGSMLPVLPVQAKAPVSAGRAKAPIWSNNIKVPYRSWLPRTKPKEILLCVHGLGFSSLSYTEFGHVMASRGYGVYALDVRGFGEWMNSRENRVDFEGCLNDIQAALKTLRTLYPGCKIDLVGESMGGAIVLAAASRYPDLVDGIISSVPSSDRYAKMSSTIVVGAKYLTNKDKPMNIAPEVVERATENKALQKHMEATPTNRMKLTPKELKQFNDFMKGNYDAAALIEKTPILLMAGFKDQLVKPEGTVELFNSIGTDDKLLMVVGDGEHLLLEENQLTEQLTDLLITWLQHRR from the coding sequence ATGCACGCACAGAAATTACATGTGGAGTTGCTATTGATGCGAATAAGAAAGAGTGTTGCGTCTGTATTTGCTTCGGCTTTTGCCCTGATACAGCTGACGGGCTCAATGTTGCCTGTTCTTCCGGTGCAAGCGAAGGCGCCTGTTTCGGCGGGTCGCGCCAAGGCTCCAATCTGGAGCAATAACATCAAAGTGCCGTATCGTTCATGGTTGCCGCGCACAAAACCGAAAGAAATACTTCTGTGCGTTCACGGTCTCGGCTTCAGCAGTCTCTCTTACACCGAATTCGGTCATGTCATGGCATCTCGTGGTTATGGCGTTTATGCGCTAGACGTTCGAGGGTTTGGCGAGTGGATGAACAGCCGCGAGAATCGTGTCGACTTTGAAGGTTGCTTGAATGACATCCAGGCGGCGCTGAAGACACTGAGAACGCTCTATCCCGGTTGCAAGATCGATCTTGTTGGTGAATCCATGGGTGGTGCCATAGTGCTGGCAGCCGCATCCCGGTATCCCGATTTAGTGGACGGAATCATCTCTTCTGTTCCATCGAGCGATCGCTACGCGAAAATGAGTTCGACCATTGTCGTCGGCGCCAAATATCTGACAAACAAAGACAAGCCAATGAATATTGCGCCTGAAGTTGTTGAACGTGCTACTGAAAATAAAGCGTTGCAAAAGCACATGGAAGCTACGCCGACGAATCGCATGAAGCTGACTCCGAAAGAGTTGAAGCAATTCAACGATTTTATGAAAGGCAACTATGATGCCGCTGCTCTGATTGAAAAGACCCCGATTCTTCTCATGGCTGGTTTCAAAGATCAGCTTGTAAAGCCTGAGGGTACCGTTGAATTGTTCAACTCGATCGGCACCGACGACAAGCTTTTGATGGTGGTTGGTGATGGCGAGCATCTGTTGTTGGAAGAGAATCAGCTCACTGAACAGCTTACAGACCTGCTCATTACCTGGTTGCAGCATAGGCGCTAG
- the rpoB gene encoding DNA-directed RNA polymerase subunit beta, protein MALELSERVRTFGVGSPRIADLPDLAEIQKSSFKWFIDEGLGEELRAFSPIKDYTGRLELHFLPNYTFEDHTEPNKPKTPEDARSMDASFTKKLRIQMRLVNREIGEIKEQEIYVGDIPMMTDRGTFIINGAERVIVSQIVRSPGIYYKREVDTNGKRTFSATLIPNRGAWLKFETDVNDVIYVKIDKNRKLPATTLLRALGYSDQEMEALFRHRDFLKKTLDKDSTKSREDSLIEVYRKLRPGDPPSVAGGQSIIDSRFFDDKRYDLGKVGRYKLNKKLSLSVSEAQRTLTREDIVAAVDYLIGLHYDEGHVDDIDHLGNRRIRSVGELLQNQFRIGLTRLERIVRERMTLQDADTLTPANLLNTKPLVAAIREFFGSSQLSQFMDQTNPLAELTHKRRLSALGPGGLSRERAGFAVRDIHPSHYGRICPVETPEGPNAGLIGSLATHARVNEYGFIETPYRRVDNGKLTEEVHYLTADEEDKYRVAPGDVPVHDNGDFVHPLVPVRYKAEFIETPPEQVDYVGVSPIQIVSVGTALIPFLEHDDANRALMGSNMQRQSVPLVRTERALVTTGIEKQSARDSGMVIVSDLEGKVEYVTAAAIHVRTKDKRLVKYKLSKFQRSNQDTCLNQKPIVQVGDHVKPGQIIADGAATNSGELAVGRNLLVAFMPWEGYNFEDAILISQRLVFDEVMTSIHIEKLEIDARSTKLGPEEITREVPNVSEESLRHLDENGIVRVGSRVYPDDILVGKITPKGESEHPPEEKLLRAIFGEKARDVRDNSLRVPHGEGGRVVDVKVFDREKGDELPPVANKVVRVYIAQKRKISVGDKVAGRHGNKGIVARILPTEDMPFLPDGTPVDIVLNPLGVPSRMNVGQTFETLLGLAAMLTQQRYEVPPFDEMYAKEASSHLVHGEITKGKDISGFDWVGDNGKITLFDGRSGDAFDNPVTVGKIYMMKLVHLVDDKIHARSTGPYSLVTQQPLGGKAQFGGQRLGEMECWALEAFGGAYSLQEMLTIKSDDVNGRSRAYESIVKGENLKRPGIPESFKVLVRELQSIGLDVSVAKRTREGGELEVDLMTEVEEARPRGMRRSPFGEIGIESELAELSRQPVVPSAAVAVSEPDEDVFAGGGGGAAAAEVDDVDLGADEEDDGDDAGDDV, encoded by the coding sequence ATGGCTTTAGAGTTATCTGAGCGCGTCCGAACCTTCGGGGTCGGTAGCCCTCGTATCGCCGATCTTCCGGACCTAGCCGAAATCCAAAAGAGTTCCTTCAAGTGGTTCATTGATGAGGGACTCGGAGAAGAATTAAGAGCCTTCAGTCCCATCAAGGACTACACAGGAAGGCTCGAATTACACTTCTTGCCGAACTACACGTTCGAAGATCATACAGAGCCAAATAAGCCGAAAACGCCTGAAGACGCTCGGTCTATGGACGCCAGCTTCACCAAGAAGTTGCGTATTCAAATGCGTCTGGTCAACCGCGAAATCGGTGAAATCAAAGAGCAAGAGATTTACGTCGGCGACATCCCGATGATGACGGACCGCGGTACGTTCATCATCAACGGCGCCGAGCGAGTCATCGTCAGCCAGATCGTCCGAAGCCCCGGCATCTACTACAAACGCGAAGTAGACACCAACGGTAAACGAACATTCAGCGCCACTTTGATTCCTAACAGAGGCGCCTGGCTCAAGTTCGAAACCGACGTCAATGACGTTATCTACGTCAAAATCGACAAGAACAGAAAACTGCCGGCAACAACTCTGTTGCGCGCCCTTGGCTATTCCGACCAGGAAATGGAAGCTCTCTTCCGCCACCGCGACTTCCTCAAGAAGACGCTGGACAAAGACAGCACCAAGTCACGCGAAGATTCGCTCATCGAAGTTTACAGAAAGCTGCGTCCAGGTGACCCACCGTCAGTTGCTGGCGGACAGAGCATCATTGACAGCCGATTCTTTGATGACAAGCGCTACGACCTTGGCAAGGTTGGTCGTTACAAACTCAACAAAAAGCTCAGCCTGAGCGTTTCTGAAGCACAACGCACGCTCACCCGTGAAGACATCGTTGCCGCAGTCGACTACTTAATCGGCTTGCACTACGACGAAGGTCACGTTGATGACATCGACCACCTCGGCAACAGACGTATCCGTTCAGTCGGCGAATTGTTGCAAAACCAGTTCAGAATTGGTTTGACCCGTTTGGAAAGAATCGTTCGCGAACGTATGACATTGCAAGATGCCGATACGCTCACGCCCGCCAACCTGCTCAACACAAAACCGCTGGTCGCTGCAATCCGTGAATTCTTCGGTTCATCGCAGTTGTCACAGTTCATGGACCAGACCAACCCGCTTGCAGAACTGACGCACAAACGCCGTCTGTCAGCCCTCGGTCCTGGTGGATTGTCGAGAGAAAGAGCCGGATTCGCGGTTCGCGACATTCACCCCAGCCACTACGGTCGCATCTGCCCGGTAGAGACTCCTGAAGGTCCGAACGCAGGTTTGATCGGCTCGCTGGCAACCCACGCTCGTGTTAATGAGTACGGCTTCATTGAGACTCCTTATAGACGAGTCGATAACGGCAAGTTGACTGAAGAAGTTCACTACCTTACAGCCGACGAAGAAGACAAATACAGAGTCGCTCCTGGCGACGTGCCTGTGCACGACAACGGTGACTTCGTTCACCCGCTCGTACCGGTACGCTACAAAGCTGAGTTTATCGAAACTCCGCCTGAGCAAGTCGACTACGTAGGCGTCAGCCCGATTCAGATCGTTTCAGTTGGAACGGCTCTCATTCCTTTCCTCGAGCACGACGACGCTAACCGAGCCCTGATGGGATCGAACATGCAACGTCAGTCAGTGCCTCTGGTAAGAACTGAAAGAGCGCTCGTCACAACCGGTATCGAAAAGCAGTCAGCTCGCGACTCGGGTATGGTGATCGTTTCTGACCTGGAAGGAAAAGTCGAGTACGTGACGGCAGCCGCCATTCACGTGCGCACCAAAGACAAGAGACTCGTTAAATACAAACTCTCGAAATTCCAGCGCTCTAACCAGGACACATGCCTGAATCAGAAGCCAATCGTTCAAGTTGGTGATCATGTCAAACCAGGACAGATCATCGCCGACGGTGCTGCCACCAACTCCGGTGAACTGGCAGTAGGTCGCAACCTGCTCGTGGCCTTCATGCCATGGGAAGGCTACAACTTCGAAGACGCGATTTTGATCAGTCAACGTCTCGTGTTCGACGAAGTAATGACTTCGATTCACATTGAAAAACTGGAGATCGACGCTCGTTCAACCAAGTTGGGACCAGAAGAAATCACCCGAGAAGTTCCAAACGTCTCGGAAGAATCACTGCGTCACCTCGACGAGAACGGCATCGTCAGAGTCGGTTCACGCGTTTATCCAGACGACATTCTGGTCGGTAAGATCACACCGAAAGGTGAATCTGAACATCCGCCAGAAGAAAAATTGCTCCGCGCCATCTTCGGTGAAAAGGCACGCGACGTCAGAGACAACTCTCTGCGCGTTCCACACGGTGAAGGCGGCCGCGTCGTAGACGTCAAAGTCTTCGACCGCGAAAAGGGCGATGAACTCCCGCCTGTAGCAAACAAAGTGGTGCGTGTCTACATCGCTCAAAAACGCAAAATCAGCGTTGGCGACAAAGTAGCAGGACGTCACGGAAACAAAGGTATCGTCGCTCGCATTCTGCCGACCGAAGATATGCCTTTCCTTCCAGACGGCACACCAGTCGACATCGTTCTCAACCCGCTTGGTGTACCAAGCCGTATGAACGTCGGTCAGACCTTCGAAACATTGCTCGGTTTGGCAGCCATGCTCACCCAGCAACGTTATGAAGTGCCACCATTCGACGAAATGTACGCCAAAGAAGCGTCTTCGCATCTCGTTCATGGCGAGATCACCAAAGGCAAAGACATCTCTGGTTTCGATTGGGTCGGTGATAACGGCAAAATCACACTCTTTGACGGCAGAAGCGGCGACGCTTTCGACAACCCTGTCACTGTCGGCAAGATCTACATGATGAAGCTGGTCCACCTTGTCGACGACAAGATCCACGCCCGTTCGACTGGACCATACAGCTTGGTCACGCAGCAGCCACTGGGCGGAAAGGCTCAGTTCGGCGGTCAGCGTCTGGGAGAAATGGAATGCTGGGCGCTGGAAGCGTTCGGTGGAGCCTACTCTCTGCAAGAGATGTTGACTATCAAGTCAGACGACGTAAACGGACGTTCGAGAGCATACGAGTCGATCGTTAAGGGTGAAAACCTGAAGCGTCCTGGTATTCCGGAATCCTTCAAAGTGCTCGTTCGCGAACTTCAATCAATCGGTCTCGACGTATCCGTCGCCAAACGCACACGCGAAGGCGGCGAGCTCGAAGTCGACTTGATGACGGAAGTGGAAGAAGCAAGACCACGTGGAATGCGCCGCAGTCCATTTGGCGAAATCGGCATCGAGTCCGAGCTTGCTGAACTTTCACGTCAACCCGTCGTGCCATCAGCAGCGGTGGCAGTCAGCGAACCTGATGAAGATGTCTTCGCCGGTGGTGGTGGCGGTGCAGCCGCTGCCGAAGTCGATGACGTCGACCTCGGAGCCGACGAAGAAGATGACGGTGATGACGCAGGCGATGACGTCTAA